Proteins from a genomic interval of Paenibacillus sp. FSL R5-0623:
- a CDS encoding family 1 glycosylhydrolase, with protein sequence MTNSNFPKDFLWGGALSACQAEGAYNVDGKSLTIPEVMKFNEKNDRKVTKQIRVNWEMIEEARNDPDTIKYPKRRGIDFYHNFREVITLFAEMGFKVFRYSISWARVFPGGDDAAPNEKALEFYDQVIDECLKHGMEPLITISHFDTPIVLMDKFGGWYNRKLIDLYVNYCDVLFNRYKGKVKYWVTFNEINMSVKASAKTLGIIDYDAPNYEEMLFQGLHHQFVAASRATKMAHEIDANNQIGSMVAYFTTYPYTCKPEDALQMQQDDQMKNQFYLDVLNKGEYPYYSKTYFKNKEIQLNIEDGDLDSIRAHTADFVGMSYYNSMISSSDTEQLELTAGNVHSVYKNPHLPANEWGWQIDPIGLRYTLNLVYDRYQKPVFILENSSGFYDKLNEDGTINDPYRIDFLSKHIEQMGLAIADGVEVLGYTMWGPIDMISSGTSEMSKRYGFIYVDQDDYGNGTLKRYRKDSFFWYQNVIRTNGAEL encoded by the coding sequence ATGACGAATTCCAATTTTCCAAAAGATTTTTTGTGGGGCGGTGCACTATCTGCCTGTCAGGCCGAGGGAGCTTATAATGTAGATGGCAAGAGCCTGACCATTCCAGAAGTGATGAAGTTCAACGAGAAGAACGATCGCAAGGTGACCAAGCAGATCAGAGTGAATTGGGAGATGATTGAAGAGGCCAGGAATGACCCGGATACGATTAAATATCCGAAGCGTCGGGGTATCGATTTTTATCATAACTTCCGTGAGGTTATCACCTTGTTTGCCGAGATGGGCTTCAAAGTATTTCGTTATTCCATTTCATGGGCCAGAGTATTTCCGGGTGGCGACGATGCCGCTCCGAACGAAAAGGCACTAGAGTTCTATGATCAGGTGATTGATGAATGTCTTAAACATGGAATGGAGCCCCTGATCACCATCAGCCACTTTGATACACCAATTGTACTGATGGACAAGTTCGGAGGATGGTATAACCGCAAGCTGATCGATCTGTATGTGAACTATTGTGATGTGCTGTTTAATCGCTACAAGGGCAAAGTGAAATATTGGGTGACGTTCAACGAGATCAACATGAGCGTGAAAGCATCGGCCAAGACGCTGGGCATCATTGATTATGATGCTCCAAATTATGAGGAAATGTTGTTCCAGGGATTGCATCATCAATTTGTAGCTGCGTCCAGAGCAACCAAGATGGCTCATGAGATCGATGCGAATAACCAGATCGGAAGTATGGTCGCGTATTTCACAACGTATCCTTACACTTGCAAGCCGGAGGATGCGCTTCAGATGCAACAGGATGATCAGATGAAAAATCAGTTCTATCTCGATGTGCTCAATAAAGGCGAGTACCCTTACTATAGTAAAACGTATTTCAAAAACAAGGAGATCCAGCTGAACATCGAGGATGGCGATCTGGATAGCATTCGCGCACATACAGCTGATTTCGTGGGGATGTCGTATTACAACTCGATGATTTCCAGCAGTGATACAGAGCAGCTCGAACTAACGGCAGGCAATGTACACAGTGTATATAAAAACCCGCATCTGCCCGCTAACGAGTGGGGTTGGCAGATTGATCCGATTGGCCTGCGTTATACGCTTAATCTCGTCTATGATCGGTATCAAAAGCCTGTCTTCATTCTGGAGAACAGCTCAGGCTTCTACGATAAGCTGAATGAAGATGGAACGATCAACGATCCCTACCGAATTGATTTCCTGAGCAAACATATCGAACAGATGGGACTCGCCATTGCGGATGGGGTCGAAGTGTTGGGTTACACGATGTGGGGGCCCATCGACATGATCAGTTCAGGGACTTCCGAGATGAGCAAACGGTACGGATTTATCTACGTCGATCAGGACGACTATGGCAATGGTACGCTGAAAAGATATCGTAAGGATTCGTTCTTCTGGTATCAGAATGTGATCCGTACCAACGGAGCAGAACTGTAA